Proteins encoded within one genomic window of Halomonas sp. YLGW01:
- a CDS encoding hydroxymethylpyrimidine/phosphomethylpyrimidine kinase: MHDTRRLPVVLVLAGHDPSGGAGLTADAEAIGACGAWPLTIPTALTVQNSCDVRAVMPCRGDEMRAMAAALDEFTVAAIKVGLVADLESLDAVVDIVGRYPGVPVVVDPVLKAGGGRELTSAELIDAFHARLLPRVDILTPNRDELARLTDARWENDTDRAIALMAEGCQAVLVTGTDTPAAGSAEDKVVHTLHTPDNGRQWQWPRLAGTFHGSGCTLAASLAAHLAAGESLIQACELAQAYTWQTLRHGWRPADGQALPRRLWRHPSPAITSE; encoded by the coding sequence CCACGACCCCAGTGGCGGGGCCGGGCTGACCGCCGATGCCGAGGCCATCGGCGCTTGCGGCGCCTGGCCACTGACCATCCCCACCGCCCTGACGGTGCAGAATAGCTGTGACGTGCGTGCCGTGATGCCCTGTCGCGGCGATGAGATGCGCGCCATGGCTGCGGCCTTGGATGAGTTCACGGTGGCCGCGATCAAGGTCGGGCTGGTGGCGGATCTGGAGAGCCTGGACGCGGTGGTCGACATCGTGGGTCGCTATCCCGGGGTGCCGGTGGTGGTCGACCCGGTCCTCAAGGCCGGCGGTGGCCGCGAGCTCACCTCCGCCGAGCTGATCGATGCCTTCCATGCCCGGCTGCTGCCACGGGTCGATATCCTGACGCCTAACCGGGATGAGCTTGCCCGGCTCACCGATGCGCGCTGGGAGAATGACACCGATCGCGCCATCGCGCTGATGGCCGAGGGCTGTCAGGCGGTGCTGGTCACCGGCACCGATACGCCGGCGGCGGGCAGCGCCGAGGACAAGGTTGTTCACACCCTGCATACGCCAGACAATGGGCGTCAATGGCAATGGCCGCGCTTGGCCGGCACCTTCCACGGTTCCGGCTGCACCCTGGCGGCCTCCCTGGCGGCACACCTGGCCGCGGGGGAGAGCCTGATCCAGGCCTGCGAGCTGGCCCAGGCCTACACCTGGCAGACACTGCGCCACGGCTGGCGCCCGGCCGATGGCCAGGCCCTGCCACGCCGCCTGTGGCGCCACCCGAGCCCCGCCATCACTTCGGAGTGA
- the thiE gene encoding thiamine phosphate synthase has product MLKPDWTRGLYAITDARLLPDDARLLDACEAALRGGLALLQYRDKSGDDEKRWRQASALAARCAAHGVPLIINDDVALAARLHRAGHEGVGVHLGQQDGEVSEARRRLGPTAIIGVTCHDRLELAERAAAEGASYLAFGRFFASRTKPTASPADLSLLAGAGRFGLPRVAIGGISLDNIAEVREAGADLAATVEAVFGSEDPEVRVVALNRQLAADTANP; this is encoded by the coding sequence ATGTTGAAGCCCGACTGGACCCGTGGCCTCTATGCCATCACCGACGCCCGCCTGCTGCCCGATGACGCGCGGCTGCTGGACGCCTGCGAGGCAGCGCTGCGCGGTGGCTTGGCCCTCCTGCAGTACCGGGACAAGTCCGGCGATGACGAGAAGCGCTGGCGTCAGGCGAGTGCGCTTGCTGCGCGCTGCGCGGCCCACGGGGTGCCGCTGATCATCAATGACGATGTGGCGCTGGCCGCGCGCCTGCATCGGGCGGGCCATGAGGGGGTCGGTGTGCACCTCGGCCAGCAGGATGGCGAGGTGAGCGAGGCCCGGCGCCGGCTGGGACCCACGGCGATCATCGGCGTCACCTGCCATGATCGGCTGGAGCTCGCCGAGCGGGCCGCCGCCGAGGGCGCCTCCTACCTGGCCTTCGGTCGCTTCTTCGCCTCGCGCACCAAGCCCACGGCATCGCCAGCGGACCTGTCGCTGCTCGCCGGTGCTGGGCGGTTCGGCCTGCCGCGGGTGGCGATCGGCGGCATCTCGCTCGATAACATCGCCGAGGTGCGCGAGGCGGGGGCAGACCTGGCCGCTACCGTCGAGGCGGTGTTCGGCAGCGAGGATCCCGAGGTACGCGTCGTCGCGTTGAATCGGCAGCTGGCCGCGGACACCGCCAACCCATAG